The following are encoded in a window of Solidesulfovibrio magneticus RS-1 genomic DNA:
- the phnD gene encoding phosphate/phosphite/phosphonate ABC transporter substrate-binding protein yields MRRPFWLLVAAVLLCLAYGCSGDDGGYVDFSKPTPAGVQGGDKAAAGQRPLRLAVASVSSPGETIKSLRTIAEALSRRTGRQIVLVQRKTYAEVNLLLANDDADIAFVSTGAYSAYRGQAPIDVLVMTEFQGSATYDAQLIVPADSPARSLEDLQGKVFAFTDPLSFSGHMAVMDALRRLGSSPERHFSRYFYTSSHDRAIQAVASRIADGASIDNQILDVAIQKMPELANKVRVVATLGVNPSGPVVAAAGLDPRLKDALRDIFLDLHRDPAQAEALRTLAISRFTPPVPGAYDALRALYDRIGGFL; encoded by the coding sequence ATGAGACGACCATTTTGGCTGCTTGTCGCCGCCGTGCTGCTGTGCCTGGCTTACGGCTGTTCGGGCGATGACGGCGGCTACGTCGATTTTTCCAAGCCGACCCCGGCCGGCGTCCAGGGCGGCGACAAGGCAGCCGCCGGCCAGCGGCCCTTGCGGCTGGCCGTGGCCTCGGTCAGCTCGCCGGGCGAAACCATCAAGTCCCTGCGGACCATCGCCGAGGCCCTGTCGCGCCGCACCGGTCGCCAGATCGTCCTTGTGCAGCGCAAGACCTATGCCGAGGTCAATCTGCTTCTGGCCAATGACGACGCGGACATCGCCTTCGTGTCCACCGGCGCCTACAGCGCCTATCGCGGCCAAGCCCCCATCGACGTGCTGGTCATGACCGAATTCCAGGGTTCGGCCACCTACGACGCCCAGCTCATCGTGCCCGCCGACAGCCCGGCCCGAAGCCTTGAGGATCTGCAGGGCAAGGTCTTCGCCTTCACCGACCCCTTGAGCTTTTCCGGCCACATGGCCGTCATGGACGCCTTGCGCCGCCTGGGTTCCTCCCCGGAACGCCATTTCAGCCGTTACTTCTACACCTCCAGCCACGACCGGGCCATCCAGGCCGTGGCCAGCCGCATCGCCGACGGGGCCTCCATCGACAACCAGATTCTCGACGTGGCCATCCAGAAGATGCCGGAGCTGGCGAACAAAGTCCGGGTCGTCGCCACCTTGGGGGTCAATCCGTCCGGGCCGGTGGTGGCGGCGGCCGGGCTGGACCCCAGGCTCAAGGACGCCCTGCGCGACATCTTTTTGGACCTGCACCGGGACCCGGCCCAGGCCGAGGCCTTGCGAACCCTGGCCATCAGCCGGTTCACGCCGCCGGTCCCCGGGGCCTATGACGCGCTTCGGGCGCTGTATGACCGCATCGGCGGGTTTTTATGA